The following coding sequences are from one Candidatus Deferrimicrobiaceae bacterium window:
- the rfaE2 gene encoding D-glycero-beta-D-manno-heptose 1-phosphate adenylyltransferase — MPAGSKRTLVPKNPAEKIIPGRAVRTTFARLRRQEKTIVFTNGCFDILHAGHAKYLHDAAALGDVLVVGLNSDASVRRLKGKGRPVQKVRDRAYLLASLSCVSFVAVFSGDTPAALIREVVPHVLVKGGDWKGKEIVGADFVRSRGGFVRTIRLLPGRSTTSILRRARGVRAT, encoded by the coding sequence GTGCCTGCAGGATCGAAACGAACGCTCGTACCGAAAAACCCGGCCGAAAAGATAATTCCCGGGCGGGCGGTCCGAACCACCTTCGCCCGCCTGCGGCGGCAGGAAAAGACGATCGTCTTCACCAACGGCTGCTTCGACATCCTCCACGCCGGCCACGCGAAATATCTCCATGATGCGGCCGCGCTGGGGGACGTCCTCGTCGTGGGGCTCAACAGCGACGCGTCGGTGCGACGCCTGAAGGGGAAAGGCCGCCCCGTCCAGAAGGTCCGGGATCGTGCCTACCTGTTGGCATCGCTGTCGTGCGTCTCGTTCGTTGCCGTGTTCTCCGGGGACACGCCGGCCGCGCTCATCCGGGAGGTGGTCCCCCACGTCCTGGTGAAGGGCGGAGACTGGAAGGGGAAGGAGATCGTCGGAGCCGATTTCGTGCGGTCCCGCGGCGGTTTCGTCAGGACGATCCGGCTCCTCCCCGGAAGATCGACCACGTCCATCCTCCGCCGGGCCCGGGGAGTGCGCGCGACATAA